Below is a genomic region from Chelmon rostratus isolate fCheRos1 chromosome 7, fCheRos1.pri, whole genome shotgun sequence.
TGCTTTCCTCCTCGcttattgttgttttcttcattataATAGTGTCGTCTTCCTCCTGCATgacacacgtgtgtgtgtgtgtgtgtgtgtgtgcgtgtgtgtgtgtgtgttggacctACTGTGTACAGAGGTTGGTCAGCTGATGGCTGATGGCTCTCTGAGTCTGATCCAACAACATCTGAGGATtatagacagacaggtgaacacagaGCTGGGTCTTAAGTTTAGACCTCATGGCTGGATCACTGAACTGGCCAACCAGGCTCTGGTCCAGGGGGCCCCAAAACATCAGGGGGCCCCTGGAACAATGCCTtccttaaaaaaagacagagcttttcttccattttattgactaattaattttaatcattagctgcagcctgaACTCACAAAACTGGAACTACTGCAGGGATAGACCATACAatacacaggaaacaggaagagtgtgtgtgtgtgtgtgtgtgtgtgtgtgtgtgcgcgtgcgtgcgtgcgtgcgcgcctCCTCACAGTGTGGAAGCTGACCATCTCCTGCAGGCCCTGGTTGAACTGGTTCAGACAGTTCTGAGgggaaggaaacaggaagtcagtgagAAACACTCACAGGAAGAGTTACTGTGAACCTTTTTCCAGACTGTTCAGTGGGCAGCAGCACGTTAGCAGCTACGTTTAGCAGTAGCCTTCAGGTAGCGTTGGTATTTTCAGAATCATGTCACGTTTCtcgatttttttttatcttcagtAAAGTCACATTTggagtctacagtcatgctcTGTGAGGTCACACTTatgcacagtggtgctttgagctaaatgctaacaataCCGAGCCTTGCATGATGGATGAAAAGTTCATTACATGATGAGATATTTGAGTCTGAACCAGTAAGTTGGTCACTGTTAGCATGGTTAGCATGTCCTTTTTTTAATGACGTATATCACTAACAGTCTGCTCcgcagtggaaacacagcagaggagctgaaCACCACAATAACTTTTATATgagtagcattagcattagtaGCTCCATACAGTGATGACGCTGTCCTTCTTGTGGTAGGTGGAGAGTTCAGCAAGGCTGGTCAGGAacagctgattggctgtgtTATACGCTTGTCCCGCCTCCACCATCTTGCTGCACAGTTTCATcacctgattggtcagagaCACAGATGACAGACCAATGAGCTCCCTTCACAGGTCAGTGACAGTTTTCCTTCAGGAACAGGAACAATGTTTACAAGATAACGAGCAAACATGAGGAGAGACTTCAGTCGATGTAGGAACTGTTTCAGCCACAGGGGGCAGCAGTACTGCAGTACTTAAGCAGTACCTCAGCAGAACAATGGCATAATAGTACCACAGTACAGTGGTACTTTAACACACCAGTACCTCAGTACAGCAACTCTGCAGTACTTCAGCACAGCAGGAGTACAGCATAGcagtactgtgctgtactgagGTGACAGTACTTACAGCAGTATAGTAGTAGCAGCAGGAACAGTAACACTATTAGTTGTAGAAGCAGCAACTGTAGTAAGTTgtaataatagtagtagtagcagttaTAGTAACAGTATTTGTAGATACACTAATAGTAGTAGCAGTGCtaatagtagcagcagtagtggCAGGAagtacagtagtagtagtaacagtatgaacagcagcagcagcagtagtagtattaaCAGTAGTAGTAATAGCAGCAGAAAGTACggtagtagtagcagtattaacagcagcagcagtagcagtagtattaatagtagtagtaatagcAGCAGAAAGTACggtagtagtagcagtattaacagcagcagcagtagtagtagtagctgGAAGTACAGTAGTGGTATTTGTACCTTGTCTAGTTGCGTCTCCAGCACAGAAACATCCGCCTCGTGCAGCTCCAGCTTCAATCTAAACAGTCAATAAAACATGGTTAAGGACGTCTGCACATGCGCAGTTTGCAGATGtcaggtgtgtatgtgtactaCTTACCTGAAGTCAGGTGAGTCTTGGACACACTCCTCAAAGTCCAGCAGTGAGTCCATGTTGTCTGACAGTCGTTCTTGTGTTATTGTCACTGAGTCGAGCTGCTGATAAAGTTTACTGGTTGCTCTTCATGCTGTCggttagcctgttagcttagcagcagcagcgatgtctctgctctgtgttgtctcatccctccagctgctccacTCTCACGCTGATGATTCATTCCTCGTATTAAAACTCCGTCCACAACAGGATAACCGTCGATAACCGTCTTCCACGCGCAGAATCGATACTTTCACGCACGGCGGAATAACCGGGTTCCGTGCACGCGCGCCTGGCCGTAACgcatgttgctgcagtttggctGAAAGTGCCAATAAAACcgtgtttggtgtttttcagtgtagCAGCTGTCGGTGCATCCTGCTGCTCGCGGCTGTTGCTACCCGACAGCTTCCGCCAAACATCCGGGTTGGTGTCTCAGGTCcaaacagaggaggaacagCGACACCCTGCGGGCCGGGGTGGAATAACGTCCCGCACAAATGTGCGGCGGTGGACCAAGTACTCTCTTTGGGGAAGTAATAATACCCCACATACATACAAGTCCTGCGTTTAAAAAATCTTACTAATGTTAAAGTGTGATAGAATGCAAATATACTGAAGTAcatcattatgcagaatggcccttTCCAAATATATATGATTATAACTAtcaatgcattaatgtgttcatcactttgatAGAATTGATTAGACTTAATTAAtgtcacaatggagaaattcactgttaAAGCAAATTTTATTAGCTTTATTTACTGCTGGGTAGGTTGTGAATTTCCTCcagtgatcaataaagtcttattgatataatttgttaGTTGATTGTTTTGTATTAAGAACCTGCAAAGTGACTTCAGTTATCATCTGAATGGCGTGACGCTGTAGTGGAGTGTGCTTTGAGGGAATCTCTTGTTGGCCAGTGTGACCAGGCTCTGTGATGTAAAGTGAGGAAGAACAgtgatgaagacagaaacacTCGGGTCATTAAATCACTTCAGCAGCAAAGGTaaagaaaaaggttttattGGAAAACAGACGAGACAACGAGGAGACGCTCAGCTCAGCCAggtccagagtgtgtgtgtgtgtgtgtgtgtgtgtgcgtgttttcaGAAGCCAATAGAAACCAGGATCACAGTGACATTGTCGGCACAGCCCCGCCTCACCGCCTCACTGGCCAACTGTTGGCAAGCAGCTTCGAACCTGAGCTCCTCCTCCGTCAGCCCCGGCCTCGGCTCCACGCTGCCCTcctgagggagggagagggaggacagtCTCAGTCAGGTTACCGTCAgtcagctctgtgattggacagtGTCACTCTAATCGATATTCTTTGTCTGACTTCTGTTTGCAAAGTAATCATGCTATACGATTTGGAACTACTgttcccatgatgctttgtggatgtaaacaggaagtcgaGTCAGTGAGTTAACTGCTAGCTACAACAGTTTTTTAGCCTGTATTTGCTCAcagctgaattagctgttagcagctgttCTGTTCTGACTGGATCCCTGTGATACTGGAGAAAACTTCTCAGTGAAGTTCTGCAGTTCTGATGAGCGTctcttttctttgatttctaCACAGACTTCTGGATGTCTGTTTGTGATGGACATCAGAGATGATGTCATCCTCAGGAAGCGTAAGTcacactgaagctaaaaatctgtgtttcatgtctgcGTGTTCGGTTTAATCGAGTTACGACTCGCAGAAACATTCACCGACAGCTGTGGCCTGAAAACGCTTTGAATACATACAAATTAAAAATCCACGTCAAAGCTGAGACGAGCATTAGAAACCGTCATTGCTCAGGACGCTGTCGCGATAGCCCtctaaaagaaaagacagaaacctGCAGGACGCCGAGGACGAACTtcacagcttcatcagcagAAAACACTTTGAACAGCCCGTCGCAGGCCAGGATGATAAACCTGCAGAGACACGACAGCGAGAGGACGTCAGCAGGAACAAACCGCAGAACACATTGATCTGTGAGCTTCAGACATGCTGCTGGGTGCATTCTGTTACCTCTGGACAGTcggcctttatgctaagctaagattaGCTCAGCTAAGCTATgcaaagctgctgctggctgtagcttcatatctaCTGTACAGACCTGAGAGGAATCAATCTGAACGTCTGCGTctcagaaagaagaagaagaagaagtctctgacactgacagctgcaCTGTGAGGTTCAACCACgaaggtgtttttttcatctAACCAATCAGCAGCGACCGTCTTCTGTTCTTGCCTGTCATTGGCTGTGAGCTGACACTTCCTCAGGTCGGGGGTTGAAATGACTCCACAGCGTTTGTACTGACCGTCTCCAATAGAACGAGACACCTCGAGGACACCCAGCACCCTGCCGTccctatcacacacacacacacacacacacacacacacacacacacacacacacacacagcaaagttAAACAGATGATAAGCGCCCCCTTCAGGCCTGAACTCGACAGCACAGGTGAGTGCTGGTGTACCTGACGGTGCCTCCTGCTCTCTGgatcctcatcctctcctcgtAGATGGTCGGGTTGTGTTCTCTGCTGAGAGCCAGAGTCACCGACCTCCTCTgaccccctgctcctcctgacaCCTCCATCCGACACAGCACCGcctggaggcagacagacaggcagacagacagatgaactgCTGAAGAACAGTCGCCGTGTGACACCAGCCACATCCAGCAGACCCAACGTGTGACCGTGGTCCCAGCGTACCCTGCTGTCTCCCAGATTGGCCACGTACACCATGTCGTCCACCACCAGCAGGCAGGTGGCCGTGGATCCGTCCTTCCATGCCGGCTTCCTGTTACACgacacagaggagagactgaGGCTGCACGGAACAGTTCGTTCACCCAAACCACAGAAAATTCACAACCAACACCCCGGAGCAGTGTCCCGTCAGTCCACATCAGAGGTGACCCCCCTcacatgtaaacaggaagtgtagtGTTGCCATGGATTCTGTGGACCACAACTTGTTTGGcctttatttttacactttgtcaGACTGGGTCCATCAAAGCTTCGCTCCTGTTTGCAGGACTGAAGCTTGTCAGGCAGGTTCTGCAGAAACCGGgttcacctgaacacaccaaCATGTCGTCATGACGTCAGTGTGAGCGGGGTCTGTAAACTGTTCAGGTCTGTTCCTGCTCACGGGACACCGTTTCTCTCTGGACTCTGGAGTCTTACTGGCTGGAAGCTTTCTTCAGAAAGTCTTCGTCTGTCTGCCGGAAAGTGTCCAGGAGACATTTTTTGATCAGCTTGTCCACGTTCTCTGTTTCTCCTGAAAGAGAGGACACATTTGAACCATGAAGGAGGAAGCGTTACCGGTTCTTCTTCAGCTGTTCCTGCatagaaacacaacaggaaCTTTTGAAGGCTTCAGCAAcgagtttgtgtttctgcagaacgGCCGCACacttttcaaaatgttaaatccAATCTGTGTCCCACGTCTCGTTACTGAAAGGACAGCTGGACCTGCTCAGGATTGGGCGGACTGGCCCTTTAAAACTCACCGCCGGGGAACTTCTTGGCCAGATTGTGGTGAAGATTCTCTGCAGCGAATCGAGAAGCTCGAGCTCCTCCGTGACCGTCGAACACCGCGAAGTACGAAACCTGAGACCTGCgggacacacgggacacatcAGAGAGACGCACACCCCCTCTGGAGGACTTCCTGTTGGACGGCGGCCGCTTGCAGGTCTTACACTTGTGCCGGCAGCGCGGACAGACAGCTGCTCATGTCCGTCAGCAGCACGTGAGCGTCCTGCATCTCCTCGCGCTCGCCACGCCTCGCCGCCACGTAGCCCCTCAGCACGGGGAGACCTGGACAAACACGTCAGTCTTCACACTCAGTCGCCACACGTCATATTTCAATCTGCTCTTTAATTAGAGGgaggaaagcaaacaaacattgTGGTGGAAGAGCTGAAAACCTTCTCTACAAACTTTCttgatctcctcctccttttcctccgaGCGACACTCCGCATCGTCTCGTTTTCGTTTGAatgttctctcctcctcttcctcctcctcttcctctgtggtggaCGGTGGCTGAGCTGCAGAAACTGGAGCTGAGGGAGAATCAAACCGAACCGAGCGATGAGCGACAAACACAGGAAACCGAGTTTAAGAGCGTAAAACGGTTCATTTCTGTTGTaacgctgcagcagcatcatacAAACCCCCCAGCCGCCGCGCTCACCTGAGCCGCCGCCGCGCTC
It encodes:
- the LOC121609480 gene encoding integrin-linked kinase-associated serine/threonine phosphatase 2C isoform X1 is translated as MDLFDDLPEPTQTPAPVSAAQPPSTTEEEEEEEEERTFKRKRDDAECRSEEKEEEIKKVCREGLPVLRGYVAARRGEREEMQDAHVLLTDMSSCLSALPAQVSQVSYFAVFDGHGGARASRFAAENLHHNLAKKFPGGETENVDKLIKKCLLDTFRQTDEDFLKKASSQKPAWKDGSTATCLLVVDDMVYVANLGDSRAVLCRMEVSGGAGGQRRSVTLALSREHNPTIYEERMRIQRAGGTVRDGRVLGVLEVSRSIGDGQYKRCGVISTPDLRKCQLTANDRFIILACDGLFKVFSADEAVKFVLGVLQEGSVEPRPGLTEEELRFEAACQQLASEAVRRGCADNVTVILVSIGF
- the LOC121609480 gene encoding integrin-linked kinase-associated serine/threonine phosphatase 2C isoform X2, with the translated sequence MQDAHVLLTDMSSCLSALPAQVSQVSYFAVFDGHGGARASRFAAENLHHNLAKKFPGGETENVDKLIKKCLLDTFRQTDEDFLKKASSQKPAWKDGSTATCLLVVDDMVYVANLGDSRAVLCRMEVSGGAGGQRRSVTLALSREHNPTIYEERMRIQRAGGTVRDGRVLGVLEVSRSIGDGQYKRCGVISTPDLRKCQLTANDRFIILACDGLFKVFSADEAVKFVLGVLQEGSVEPRPGLTEEELRFEAACQQLASEAVRRGCADNVTVILVSIGF